One region of Streptomyces subrutilus genomic DNA includes:
- a CDS encoding Crp/Fnr family transcriptional regulator: protein MDDVLRRAPLFAALDDEQAAELRASMGEVTLARGDALFHEGDPGDRLYVVTEGKVKLHRTSPDGRENMLAVLGPGELIGELSLFDPGPRTATATALTEVKLLGLGHGDLQPWLNARPEVATALLRAVARRLRKTNDQMSDLVFSDVPGRVARALLDLSRRFGVQSEEGIHVVHDLTQEELAQLVGASRETVNKALADFAGRGWLRLEARAVILLDVERLAKRSR from the coding sequence GTGGACGACGTTCTGCGGCGCGCCCCGCTCTTCGCGGCGCTCGATGACGAGCAGGCCGCGGAGCTCCGCGCCTCCATGGGCGAGGTGACCCTCGCACGCGGTGACGCCCTGTTCCACGAGGGCGACCCCGGCGACCGGCTGTATGTCGTGACCGAGGGCAAGGTGAAGCTCCACCGCACCTCCCCCGACGGCCGCGAGAACATGCTGGCCGTCCTCGGCCCCGGCGAGCTGATCGGCGAACTGTCGCTGTTCGACCCCGGCCCGCGCACCGCCACCGCCACCGCCCTGACCGAGGTCAAGCTCCTCGGCCTCGGCCACGGCGACCTGCAGCCCTGGCTCAACGCCCGGCCCGAGGTCGCGACCGCGCTGCTGCGCGCCGTCGCGCGGCGCCTGCGCAAGACCAACGACCAGATGTCCGACCTGGTCTTCTCCGACGTACCCGGCCGTGTCGCGCGGGCGCTCCTCGACCTGTCGCGCCGGTTCGGCGTGCAGTCCGAGGAGGGCATCCACGTCGTGCACGACCTCACGCAGGAGGAACTCGCGCAGCTCGTCGGCGCCTCCCGCGAGACCGTGAACAAGGCCCTGGCCGACTTCGCGGGGCGCGGCTGGCTCCGCCTCGAGGCCCGCGCGGTGATCCTGCTGGACGTGGAGCGGCTCGCCAAGCGCTCCCGCTGA
- the nhaA gene encoding Na+/H+ antiporter NhaA: MPSTNRRCPTVAAPPQPTDPTSRKLLGRLSLPERRFVADALRAETVGGVLLLVAAVAALIWANTPPLAESYQAVRDFHIGPAALGLDLSIQHWAADGLLAIFFFVAGIELKRELVAGDLRDPKAAALPVIAALCGMVAPAGVYALVNVFGSGSMDGWAVPTATDIAFALAVLAVIGTSLPSALRAFLLTLAVVDDLFAIVVIAVFFTSRIDFLAFGGAVAGLVLFWFLLRRGVRGWYVYVPLALVIWGLMYNSGVHATIAGVAMGLMLRCTRGEGEERSPGERIEHLVRPVSAGLAVPLFALFAAGVSLSDESIGQVFTRPETLGVVLGLVVGKTVGIFGGTWLAARFTKAELNDDLAWPDVFAVASLAGIGFTVSLLIGELAFADDPVLTDEVKAAVLIGSLIAAVGACVLLKLRDRKYRALTEAEERDEDLDGIPDIYEEHTPEYHLRMARIHEEKAAEHRRRAEAAAGSRIEGDRPA, translated from the coding sequence ATGCCGTCGACCAACCGGAGGTGTCCCACCGTGGCCGCGCCGCCCCAGCCCACCGACCCCACGAGCCGCAAGCTCCTCGGACGGCTCTCGCTGCCCGAGCGGCGGTTCGTCGCCGACGCCCTGCGCGCCGAGACCGTCGGCGGTGTCCTGCTCCTGGTGGCCGCCGTCGCCGCCCTGATCTGGGCGAACACGCCTCCGTTGGCGGAGAGCTACCAGGCCGTCCGGGACTTCCACATCGGGCCCGCCGCCCTCGGCCTGGACCTCTCGATCCAGCACTGGGCCGCCGACGGCCTGCTGGCGATCTTCTTCTTCGTGGCCGGCATCGAGCTCAAGCGCGAGCTGGTCGCGGGTGACCTGCGCGATCCCAAGGCCGCCGCCCTCCCCGTCATCGCCGCGCTGTGCGGCATGGTGGCCCCCGCCGGGGTCTACGCCCTCGTCAACGTCTTCGGCAGCGGGTCCATGGACGGCTGGGCGGTCCCGACCGCCACCGACATCGCCTTCGCGCTCGCCGTCCTCGCGGTCATCGGCACCTCGCTGCCCTCCGCCCTGCGCGCGTTCCTGCTCACCCTCGCCGTCGTCGACGACCTCTTCGCGATCGTCGTCATCGCGGTGTTCTTCACCAGCCGGATCGACTTCCTGGCCTTCGGCGGCGCGGTCGCGGGCCTCGTACTGTTCTGGTTCCTGCTGCGCCGGGGCGTCCGCGGCTGGTACGTGTACGTGCCGCTCGCCCTGGTCATCTGGGGCCTGATGTACAACAGCGGCGTCCACGCCACCATCGCCGGCGTGGCCATGGGCCTGATGCTGCGCTGCACCCGCGGGGAGGGCGAGGAGCGCTCCCCCGGCGAGCGCATCGAGCACCTCGTACGGCCCGTCTCGGCCGGTCTCGCCGTACCGCTCTTCGCCCTCTTCGCTGCCGGGGTCTCCCTCTCCGACGAGTCCATCGGCCAGGTCTTCACCCGGCCCGAGACCCTCGGCGTGGTCCTCGGCCTGGTCGTGGGCAAGACGGTCGGCATCTTCGGCGGCACCTGGCTGGCCGCCCGCTTCACCAAGGCCGAGCTCAACGACGACCTCGCCTGGCCGGACGTGTTCGCCGTCGCCTCGCTCGCCGGCATCGGGTTCACCGTCTCGCTGCTGATCGGCGAACTCGCCTTCGCCGACGATCCGGTCCTCACCGACGAGGTCAAGGCCGCCGTGCTGATCGGCTCCCTCATCGCCGCGGTGGGCGCCTGCGTCCTGCTCAAGCTCCGCGACCGCAAGTACCGGGCGCTGACCGAGGCGGAGGAGCGCGACGAGGACCTCGACGGCATTCCGGACATCTACGAGGAGCACACCCCGGAGTACCACCTGCGGATGGCGCGGATCCACGAGGAGAAGGCCGCGGAACACCGGCGCAGGGCAGAAGCGGCGGCCGGGTCCCGCATCGAGGGCGACCGTCCGGCATGA
- a CDS encoding SulP family inorganic anion transporter, whose amino-acid sequence MTATSRTPAADDRAQVRKDLPADLSASIAVFLIALPLSLGIALATGAPLQAGLVAAAVGGIVAGRLGGAPLQVSGPAAGLTVVTAELIQHYGWRTTCAITVLAGFCQLGLAVLRTARSALMVSPAIVHGMLAGIGVTIALAQLHIVLGGTPQSSAVANVLGLPGQLADLHPVALGISVLTLVVLLGWPRLPGRTGSALRKVPAALAAVATATAFAALAGLSLPRVDLPSWRSHALPELPEGPVLGLIAAVLTITLVGSVESLLSAVATDKLIASERGTKRPPRVDLNRELRGQGAANIVSGALGGLPITGVAVRSVANVKAGAVSRKSSMMHGLWIVLAAGLLVPVLDLIPLAALAALVMAVGIQMVSITHLRSVTRHREIPVYGTTIVAVVLGGVLEGVAVGIAVAVALALHRLARTRITAEQLDDGVHRVWARGQLTFLAVPRLSRVLNQIPHDGRVVIELDGSFMDHAAYETLRDWQDSHLAHGGSVEVTGRRADAFPPSDPARRGTQRGGHQCCRPWTPWQNHCDHRAAADTLADPAAEAAPATPAPAPRRRGAGQLASGISAFQRDTAPRVRDELARLAREGQRPSQLFLTCADSRLVTSMITASGPGDLFTVRNVGNLVPLPGAESTDDSVAAAIEYAVDVLEVDSITVCGHSGCGAMQALLNSSPAMPMTPLRRWLRHGLPSLERMASRHHAWARISGRLPADAVEQLCLTNVVQQLEHLRAHESVARRLAEGTLELHGMYFHVGEAQAYLLSEGEDFFDCRVFDTVGQNA is encoded by the coding sequence ATGACAGCCACCTCACGCACCCCCGCAGCCGACGACCGCGCCCAGGTCCGCAAGGACCTGCCGGCGGACCTCTCCGCCTCCATCGCCGTGTTCCTGATCGCCCTGCCCCTCTCCCTCGGCATCGCCCTGGCCACCGGCGCCCCGCTCCAGGCCGGACTGGTCGCGGCGGCGGTCGGCGGAATCGTCGCCGGGCGCCTCGGCGGAGCCCCGCTCCAGGTGAGCGGCCCCGCGGCCGGACTCACCGTCGTCACCGCGGAGTTGATCCAGCACTACGGGTGGCGCACCACGTGCGCCATCACGGTGCTCGCCGGCTTCTGCCAGCTGGGCCTCGCCGTGCTGCGCACCGCCCGGTCGGCGCTCATGGTCAGCCCGGCCATCGTGCACGGCATGCTCGCCGGCATCGGCGTGACCATCGCGCTGGCCCAGCTGCACATCGTCCTCGGCGGCACCCCGCAGAGCTCCGCCGTGGCGAACGTCCTCGGCCTGCCGGGCCAGTTGGCGGATCTGCACCCGGTCGCGCTCGGCATCAGCGTGCTGACCCTGGTCGTACTGCTCGGCTGGCCGCGCCTGCCCGGGCGGACGGGCAGTGCCCTGCGCAAGGTGCCGGCCGCCCTCGCCGCCGTGGCCACGGCCACCGCCTTCGCGGCCCTGGCCGGACTTTCGCTGCCCCGCGTCGACCTGCCGTCCTGGCGCAGCCACGCCCTGCCCGAGCTGCCCGAAGGGCCGGTGCTCGGCCTGATCGCCGCCGTGCTGACCATCACCCTGGTCGGCAGCGTGGAGTCGCTGCTCTCCGCGGTCGCCACCGACAAGCTGATCGCCTCCGAGCGCGGTACGAAGCGCCCGCCGCGCGTCGACCTCAACCGCGAACTGCGCGGGCAGGGCGCGGCGAACATCGTGTCCGGGGCGCTGGGCGGCCTGCCCATCACGGGCGTGGCCGTCCGCAGCGTGGCCAACGTCAAGGCCGGCGCGGTCAGCCGGAAGTCGTCCATGATGCACGGATTGTGGATCGTGCTCGCCGCCGGTCTGCTGGTCCCGGTCCTCGACCTGATCCCGCTCGCCGCGCTGGCGGCCCTGGTCATGGCGGTGGGGATCCAGATGGTGAGCATCACGCACCTGCGCAGCGTCACCCGGCACCGGGAGATCCCGGTCTACGGCACGACCATCGTGGCCGTGGTCCTCGGCGGGGTCCTGGAAGGCGTGGCCGTCGGCATCGCGGTGGCGGTCGCCCTGGCCCTGCACCGGCTGGCCCGGACCCGGATCACGGCGGAACAGCTGGACGACGGCGTCCACCGCGTGTGGGCCCGCGGACAGCTGACCTTCCTCGCGGTACCGCGACTGAGCCGGGTGCTGAACCAGATCCCGCACGACGGGCGCGTGGTGATCGAGCTGGACGGCTCCTTCATGGACCACGCGGCGTACGAGACCCTGCGCGACTGGCAGGACTCCCACCTCGCCCACGGCGGATCGGTGGAGGTCACCGGCCGGCGGGCCGACGCGTTCCCGCCCTCCGATCCGGCGCGGCGCGGCACGCAGCGCGGGGGCCACCAGTGCTGCCGCCCCTGGACCCCGTGGCAGAACCACTGCGACCACCGGGCCGCCGCCGACACCCTTGCGGACCCGGCCGCCGAGGCGGCACCGGCCACCCCGGCGCCGGCTCCGCGGCGGCGCGGCGCCGGTCAACTCGCCAGCGGGATCAGCGCCTTCCAGCGCGACACCGCCCCGCGCGTACGGGACGAGCTGGCCCGCCTGGCCCGCGAAGGGCAGCGGCCCTCGCAGCTCTTCCTCACCTGCGCGGACTCCCGCCTGGTCACCAGCATGATCACGGCCAGCGGACCGGGCGACCTGTTTACCGTCCGCAACGTCGGCAACCTCGTCCCGCTGCCGGGCGCCGAGTCCACCGACGACTCCGTCGCCGCGGCCATCGAGTACGCGGTCGACGTCCTTGAGGTGGACAGCATCACCGTGTGCGGGCACTCGGGCTGCGGAGCCATGCAGGCGCTGCTCAACTCCTCCCCCGCCATGCCCATGACCCCGCTGCGCCGCTGGCTGCGGCACGGGCTGCCCAGCCTGGAGCGGATGGCCAGCCGCCACCACGCCTGGGCCAGGATCTCGGGCCGCCTCCCGGCCGACGCCGTGGAGCAGCTGTGCCTGACCAACGTGGTGCAGCAGCTGGAGCACCTGCGGGCCCACGAATCGGTGGCCAGGCGGCTCGCCGAGGGCACGCTGGAGCTGCACGGGATGTACTTCCACGTGGGCGAGGCGCAGGCCTATCTGCTGTCCGAGGGCGAGGACTTCTTCGACTGCCGGGTCTTCGACACGGTGGGGCAAAACGCCTGA
- a CDS encoding phage holin family protein: MSAVDQGAQGAERTLGQLVASATAEMSALVHDEIALAKVEIKQDVKRAGIGSGAAIVAGVLLLFSLPVLSFAAAYGIHNLGLGLAWSFLIVGGAFWLLAGLIGLLAMAKFKKVKPPVKTIESVKQTAALVGTVKPHPRPVSDKAVGVARSSS; encoded by the coding sequence ATGAGCGCAGTGGACCAAGGGGCGCAAGGAGCCGAGCGCACACTCGGCCAGCTGGTCGCCTCGGCCACCGCCGAGATGTCGGCCCTGGTGCACGACGAGATCGCACTCGCCAAGGTGGAGATCAAGCAGGACGTCAAGCGCGCGGGCATCGGCAGCGGCGCCGCGATCGTCGCGGGCGTGCTGCTGTTGTTCTCCCTCCCCGTACTGAGTTTCGCCGCGGCCTACGGGATCCATAACCTCGGGCTCGGCCTCGCGTGGTCCTTCCTCATCGTCGGCGGCGCGTTCTGGCTGCTCGCGGGGCTGATCGGGCTGCTGGCCATGGCCAAGTTCAAGAAGGTCAAGCCGCCGGTGAAGACCATCGAATCGGTCAAGCAGACCGCCGCGCTCGTCGGGACCGTCAAGCCCCACCCGCGGCCGGTCAGTGACAAGGCTGTGGGTGTGGCACGCTCGTCCTCATGA
- a CDS encoding MarP family serine protease — MNVLDILLLLAAVWFAIVGYRQGFVVGILSVIGFLGGGLVAVSLLPLVWDRVTDNGTQVSTTVVVIAVVVIIICASIGQALTTHLGSRLRRHITWSPARALDATGGALVNVVAMLLVAWLIGSALAGTSLPTLGKEVRNSKVLLGVSRVLPEQANTWFSDFSSTLARNGFPQVFSPFSNEPITDVRAPDPALAASPVTEQAKQSIVKVVGTAPGCSKVLEGTGFVFAPGKVMTNAHVVGGVGEPTVQIGGEGKLYDGKVVLYDWERDIAVLDVPKLKAPALEFAEKDAASGSDAIVAGFPENGAYDVRAARVRGRINANGPDIYHRGTVRRDVYSLYATVRQGNSGGPLLTPDGKVYGVVFAKSLDDPNTGYALTVDEIRDDIRIGRSAVQRVDSQGCAL; from the coding sequence GTGAACGTGCTGGACATCCTGTTGCTGCTCGCGGCCGTGTGGTTCGCGATCGTCGGCTACCGCCAGGGGTTCGTCGTCGGCATCCTGTCGGTGATCGGCTTCCTCGGCGGTGGTCTCGTCGCCGTGTCCCTGCTCCCGCTGGTCTGGGACCGGGTGACCGACAACGGCACCCAGGTCTCCACCACGGTCGTCGTGATCGCCGTCGTCGTGATCATCATCTGCGCCTCGATCGGGCAGGCCCTGACCACGCACCTGGGCAGCCGGCTCCGCCGCCACATCACCTGGTCGCCGGCGCGCGCCCTGGACGCGACCGGCGGGGCCCTGGTCAACGTGGTCGCGATGCTGCTGGTGGCGTGGCTGATCGGCTCCGCGCTCGCCGGGACCTCACTTCCCACGCTGGGCAAGGAGGTCCGCAACTCCAAGGTGCTGCTCGGCGTGTCGCGCGTGCTGCCCGAGCAGGCGAACACCTGGTTCTCGGACTTCAGCTCCACGCTCGCGCGCAACGGCTTCCCGCAGGTGTTCAGCCCGTTCTCCAACGAGCCCATCACCGACGTCCGGGCGCCCGATCCGGCGCTGGCCGCCAGCCCCGTCACCGAGCAGGCCAAGCAGTCCATCGTGAAGGTGGTCGGCACCGCGCCCGGTTGCAGCAAGGTGCTGGAGGGCACGGGCTTCGTCTTCGCGCCCGGCAAGGTGATGACCAACGCGCACGTCGTCGGCGGGGTCGGCGAGCCGACCGTGCAGATCGGCGGCGAGGGCAAGCTCTACGACGGCAAGGTAGTGCTCTACGACTGGGAGCGCGACATCGCCGTCCTGGACGTGCCCAAGCTGAAGGCCCCGGCGCTGGAGTTCGCCGAGAAGGACGCGGCGAGCGGCAGCGACGCGATCGTCGCCGGGTTCCCGGAGAACGGCGCGTACGACGTGCGCGCCGCCCGGGTCCGCGGCCGGATCAACGCCAACGGCCCGGACATCTACCACCGGGGCACGGTCCGGCGCGATGTGTACTCGCTGTACGCGACCGTCCGCCAGGGCAACTCCGGCGGCCCGCTGCTGACGCCCGACGGCAAGGTGTACGGGGTCGTGTTCGCGAAGTCCCTCGACGACCCGAACACCGGCTACGCCCTGACCGTGGACGAGATCCGCGACGACATCCGGATCGGCCGGAGCGCCGTACAGCGGGTCGACAGCCAGGGCTGCGCCCTCTGA
- the nth gene encoding endonuclease III: protein MGEQALSEASAKAPPASAGKGSAKKPAAKPAAARPESRLAMVRRARRINRELAEVYPYAHPELDFRNPFELLVATVLSAQTTDLRVNQTTPALFAAYPTPEDMAAAAPEHLEELIRPTGFFRMKARSLLGLSQALRDGFGGEVPGRLEDLVTLPGVGRKTANVVLGNAFGVPGITVDTHFGRLVRRWKWTEQEDPEKVEAEICAIFPKSEWTMLSHRVVFHGRRICHARKPACGACPIAPLCPAYGEGETDPEKARKLLKYEKGGQPGQRLSPPPDYPGLPAPPLGSAPA, encoded by the coding sequence GTGGGCGAACAAGCCCTCTCGGAGGCGTCCGCGAAGGCTCCGCCCGCCTCCGCGGGCAAAGGTTCGGCCAAGAAACCCGCCGCGAAGCCCGCCGCGGCGAGGCCGGAATCCCGTCTGGCCATGGTCCGCCGGGCCCGCCGGATCAACCGCGAGCTGGCCGAGGTCTATCCGTACGCCCATCCGGAGCTCGACTTCCGCAATCCCTTCGAGCTGCTCGTGGCGACCGTGCTGTCCGCGCAGACAACGGACCTGCGGGTGAACCAGACGACCCCGGCCCTCTTCGCCGCCTATCCGACGCCCGAGGACATGGCCGCGGCCGCTCCCGAGCACCTGGAGGAGCTGATCCGGCCGACCGGGTTCTTCCGGATGAAGGCCAGGTCCCTGCTCGGCCTCTCGCAGGCGCTGCGGGACGGCTTCGGCGGGGAGGTGCCGGGCCGGCTCGAGGACCTGGTCACCCTGCCCGGCGTCGGCCGCAAGACGGCGAACGTGGTCCTCGGCAACGCCTTCGGAGTCCCGGGGATCACCGTGGACACCCACTTCGGCCGGCTCGTGCGCCGCTGGAAGTGGACCGAGCAGGAGGACCCGGAGAAGGTCGAGGCGGAGATCTGCGCGATCTTCCCCAAGAGCGAGTGGACGATGCTCTCGCACCGCGTCGTCTTCCACGGCCGCCGGATCTGCCACGCGCGCAAGCCGGCCTGCGGGGCCTGCCCGATCGCCCCGCTCTGCCCGGCGTACGGGGAGGGCGAGACCGACCCGGAGAAGGCGCGCAAGCTGCTGAAGTACGAGAAGGGCGGCCAGCCGGGCCAGCGCCTGAGCCCGCCCCCGGACTACCCGGGCCTGCCCGCCCCGCCCCTGGGCTCCGCCCCGGCGTGA
- a CDS encoding NUDIX hydrolase produces the protein MTGATQNRRADADTPGASYGDPSGERYGTTLTTEGLPAWLDPVVEAARTIEPPQLSRFLPPEDGRGRQSAVLVLFGEGPRGPELLLMERAGTLRSHAGQPSFPGGALDPADGDPHTTGPLRAALREAEEETGLDPSGVQLFGVLPRLYIPVSEFVVTPVLGWWRTPSPIGVVDPAETARVFTVPVADLTDPAHRVTAVHPKGHLGPGFTVESALVWGFTAGVIDRLLHFAGWERPWDRSRQVPLDWHA, from the coding sequence ATGACTGGGGCTACGCAGAACCGCCGGGCCGACGCCGACACGCCCGGGGCGTCGTACGGCGACCCGAGCGGCGAGCGCTACGGCACGACCCTCACCACCGAAGGCCTGCCCGCCTGGCTGGATCCCGTCGTCGAGGCCGCCCGGACCATCGAGCCGCCGCAGCTGAGCCGGTTCCTGCCGCCCGAGGACGGCCGGGGCCGGCAGTCCGCCGTACTCGTCCTGTTCGGCGAAGGCCCCCGCGGGCCCGAGCTGCTGCTCATGGAGCGTGCCGGCACCCTGCGCTCGCACGCGGGCCAGCCCTCCTTCCCGGGCGGCGCCCTCGACCCGGCCGACGGCGACCCGCACACCACCGGCCCCCTGCGCGCCGCGCTGCGCGAGGCCGAGGAGGAGACCGGGCTGGATCCGTCCGGCGTCCAGCTCTTCGGGGTGCTGCCCCGGCTCTACATCCCGGTCAGCGAGTTCGTCGTCACCCCGGTCCTCGGCTGGTGGCGCACCCCGAGCCCGATCGGCGTGGTGGACCCGGCCGAGACGGCCCGTGTCTTCACGGTGCCCGTGGCGGATCTCACGGACCCCGCGCACCGGGTCACCGCCGTCCACCCGAAGGGCCACCTGGGGCCGGGATTCACCGTCGAATCGGCTCTGGTCTGGGGTTTCACCGCCGGAGTGATCGACCGGCTGCTGCATTTCGCGGGCTGGGAGCGCCCGTGGGACCGCTCGCGGCAGGTCCCGCTCGACTGGCACGCGTGA
- the acs gene encoding acetate--CoA ligase: MSYAGDTTDTLGKGYVVSNESLANLLKEERRFAPPADLAAAANVTEAAYAQADADRLGFWAEQARRLTWATEPAETLDWTNPPFAKWFADGKLNVAYNCVDRHVEAGNGGRVALHFEGEPGDSRSITYAQLKDEVSKAANALTELGVQAGDRVAVYLPMIPEAVVAMLACARIGAAHSVVFGGFSADAVASRIQDADAKLVITADGGYRRGKPTALKPAIDEAVGKCPQVKHVLVVQRTGQDTAFTEGRDVWWHEVVGRQSAEHTPRAFDAEHPLFILYTSGTTGKPKGILHTSGGYLTQAAYTHHAVFDLKPETDVYWCTADIGWVTGHSYIVYGPLANGATQVMYEGTPDTPHQGRFWEVVQKYGVTILYTAPTAIRTFMKWGDDIPAKFDLSSLRVLGSVGEPINPEAWIWYRKHIGGDRCPIVDTWWQTETGAMMISPLPGVTETKPGSAQRALPGIAATVVDDEANEVPDGGGGYLVLTEPWPSMLRTIWGDDQRFIDTYWSRFEGKYFAGDGAKKDEDGDIWLLGRVDDVMLVSGHNISTTEVESALVSHPSVAEAAVVGATDETTGQAIVAFVILRGSASETDTLVAELRNHVGATLGPIAKPRRILPVQELPKTRSGKIMRRLLRDVAENRTVGDVTTLADSSVMDLIQSKLPSASSED, from the coding sequence ATGAGCTATGCCGGGGACACAACGGACACCCTGGGAAAGGGATATGTCGTGAGCAATGAGAGCCTGGCCAATCTGCTCAAGGAGGAGCGGCGGTTCGCACCGCCCGCCGATCTGGCCGCCGCCGCCAACGTGACCGAGGCCGCGTACGCACAGGCCGACGCGGACCGGCTGGGCTTCTGGGCCGAGCAGGCCCGGCGGCTGACCTGGGCCACGGAGCCGGCCGAGACGCTCGACTGGACCAACCCGCCCTTCGCGAAATGGTTCGCGGACGGCAAGCTGAACGTCGCGTACAACTGCGTGGACCGGCACGTCGAGGCCGGCAACGGCGGGCGCGTCGCCCTGCACTTCGAGGGCGAGCCCGGCGACAGCCGCTCGATCACCTACGCCCAGCTCAAGGACGAGGTCTCCAAGGCCGCCAACGCCCTGACCGAACTGGGCGTCCAGGCCGGCGACCGCGTCGCCGTCTACCTGCCGATGATCCCCGAGGCGGTCGTGGCGATGCTCGCGTGCGCCCGTATCGGGGCCGCGCACTCCGTGGTCTTCGGCGGCTTCTCGGCCGACGCCGTCGCCTCCCGCATCCAGGACGCCGACGCGAAGCTGGTCATCACCGCCGACGGCGGCTACCGCCGCGGCAAGCCCACCGCCCTCAAGCCCGCCATCGACGAGGCCGTCGGCAAGTGTCCGCAGGTCAAGCACGTGCTGGTGGTCCAGCGCACCGGCCAGGACACCGCCTTCACCGAGGGCCGCGACGTCTGGTGGCACGAGGTCGTCGGCCGGCAGTCCGCCGAGCACACCCCGCGGGCCTTCGACGCCGAGCACCCGCTCTTCATCCTGTACACCTCGGGGACCACCGGGAAGCCCAAGGGCATCCTGCACACCTCCGGCGGCTACCTCACGCAGGCCGCGTACACCCACCACGCCGTCTTCGACCTGAAGCCGGAGACCGACGTCTACTGGTGCACCGCCGACATCGGCTGGGTGACCGGGCACTCGTACATCGTCTACGGGCCGCTCGCGAACGGCGCCACCCAGGTGATGTACGAGGGCACCCCGGACACCCCGCACCAGGGCCGGTTCTGGGAGGTCGTCCAGAAGTACGGCGTCACCATCCTCTACACGGCGCCCACGGCCATCCGCACGTTCATGAAGTGGGGCGACGACATCCCCGCGAAGTTCGACCTGTCGAGCCTGCGCGTGCTGGGATCGGTCGGCGAGCCGATCAACCCCGAGGCCTGGATCTGGTACCGCAAGCACATCGGCGGCGACCGCTGCCCGATCGTGGACACCTGGTGGCAGACCGAGACCGGCGCGATGATGATCTCCCCCCTGCCGGGCGTCACGGAGACCAAGCCGGGCTCGGCGCAGCGCGCGCTGCCCGGAATCGCCGCCACCGTCGTCGACGACGAGGCGAACGAGGTCCCGGACGGGGGAGGCGGCTACCTGGTCCTGACCGAGCCGTGGCCGTCGATGCTGCGCACCATCTGGGGCGACGACCAGCGGTTCATCGACACCTACTGGTCCCGGTTCGAGGGCAAGTACTTCGCGGGCGACGGCGCCAAGAAGGACGAGGACGGGGACATCTGGCTGCTCGGCCGGGTGGACGACGTGATGCTGGTGTCCGGCCACAACATCTCGACCACCGAGGTCGAGTCGGCACTCGTCTCGCACCCCTCGGTCGCCGAGGCGGCCGTGGTCGGCGCCACCGACGAGACCACCGGCCAGGCCATCGTGGCCTTCGTCATCCTGCGCGGCAGCGCCTCGGAGACCGACACCCTGGTCGCCGAGCTGCGCAACCACGTGGGCGCCACGCTCGGCCCGATCGCCAAGCCGAGGCGGATCCTGCCGGTCCAGGAACTCCCGAAGACCCGCTCCGGCAAGATCATGCGCCGTCTGCTGCGCGACGTGGCGGAGAACCGCACGGTCGGCGACGTCACCACCCTCGCCGACTCCTCGGTCATGGACCTGATCCAGAGCAAGCTGCCGTCCGCGTCCAGCGAGGACTGA
- a CDS encoding alpha/beta fold hydrolase yields MTAPTPDPGNPPTAASAIRLDLPGGQAVTHRDVAANGARFHVAEIGDGPLVLLLHGFPQFWWTWRHQMTALADAGYRAVAMDLRGVGGSDRTPRGYDPANLALDITGVVRSLGEPDAALVGHDLGGYLAWTAAVMRPKLVRRLVVSSMPHPRRWRSAMLSDFGQTRASSHIWGFQRPFIPERRLVADDGALVAELIRDWSGPRLREDGADEDALAVYRRAMCIPSTAHCSIEPYRWMMRSMARPDGLQFNRRMKRPVRVPTLHLHGSLDPVMRTRSAAGSGEYVEAPYRWRLFDGLGHFPHEEDPVAFSTELVNWLKDPEPDR; encoded by the coding sequence ATGACAGCGCCCACGCCCGACCCCGGCAATCCGCCCACCGCCGCCTCGGCGATCCGGCTCGATCTGCCCGGCGGGCAGGCGGTGACGCACCGGGACGTCGCCGCCAACGGCGCCCGCTTCCACGTCGCCGAGATCGGCGACGGGCCGCTGGTGCTGCTGCTGCACGGCTTCCCGCAGTTCTGGTGGACCTGGCGGCACCAGATGACCGCGCTCGCCGACGCCGGCTACCGGGCCGTCGCGATGGACCTGCGCGGCGTGGGCGGCAGCGACCGCACCCCGCGCGGCTATGACCCGGCCAATCTCGCGCTCGACATCACCGGGGTCGTACGGTCCCTCGGCGAGCCGGACGCCGCGCTCGTCGGGCACGACCTGGGCGGCTACCTCGCCTGGACCGCGGCCGTGATGCGGCCCAAGCTCGTGCGCCGCCTGGTCGTCTCGTCCATGCCGCACCCGCGCCGCTGGCGTTCGGCGATGCTGTCCGACTTCGGCCAGACCCGGGCCAGTTCGCACATCTGGGGATTCCAGCGGCCGTTCATCCCCGAGCGGCGGCTCGTCGCCGACGACGGGGCGCTCGTGGCGGAGCTGATCCGGGACTGGTCGGGGCCGCGGCTGCGGGAGGACGGCGCCGACGAGGACGCGCTCGCCGTGTACCGCAGGGCGATGTGCATCCCCTCCACCGCGCACTGCTCGATCGAGCCGTACCGCTGGATGATGCGGTCGATGGCGCGGCCCGACGGCCTCCAGTTCAACCGGCGCATGAAGCGGCCGGTCCGGGTGCCGACCCTGCACCTGCACGGCTCGCTCGACCCCGTGATGCGCACGCGGAGCGCGGCCGGATCCGGCGAGTACGTCGAAGCCCCGTACCGGTGGCGGCTGTTCGACGGTCTCGGGCACTTCCCGCACGAGGAGGACCCCGTGGCCTTCTCGACCGAGCTGGTGAACTGGCTCAAGGACCCCGAACCGGACCGCTGA